The Candidatus Uhrbacteria bacterium genome has a segment encoding these proteins:
- a CDS encoding putative ABC transporter permease: protein MYWITVFFFYSFFGWCLDSGYRSWFARRWVMGNALKPIPLSPIYGVGVIFILLLEPAFAAWPILFQWIGYGAVLATIEGLSGPVVTRVCGRPLWKYSRDNSFLGYTDLWHAAIWGLLALLVIWFVHPSIFSAVG from the coding sequence ATGTACTGGATTACCGTCTTTTTTTTCTACTCATTTTTTGGTTGGTGTCTCGATAGCGGCTATCGGAGCTGGTTTGCGCGTCGATGGGTCATGGGAAATGCGCTGAAACCGATTCCGTTGTCTCCTATTTATGGTGTAGGCGTTATCTTTATTTTATTGCTCGAGCCCGCTTTTGCCGCTTGGCCGATTCTTTTTCAGTGGATTGGATACGGGGCCGTGCTCGCTACGATCGAGGGCTTGTCCGGACCTGTGGTTACTCGCGTTTGCGGGCGTCCGCTTTGGAAATATTCTCGTGACAATTCTTTTCTTGGATATACGGATCTTTGGCATGCGGCGATTTGGGGATTGCTAGCATTGCTCGTGATTTGGTTTGTGCATCCGTCTATTTTTTCTGCCGTAGGTTGA
- a CDS encoding septum formation initiator family protein — protein sequence MPRSATSALGIARWPLLVAASGTLFLVVGISTVRETYREWQVDQEIHQMQAQIEQYEGRKLSLVELLARLDSDEALDKEARTRLGLRKPGERVIILQGSDGMQASWQDDVQTSAVNLAAPDLRSNPRRWLDYFFPRP from the coding sequence ATGCCGCGATCTGCGACTTCCGCTCTTGGAATTGCCCGTTGGCCACTACTTGTAGCGGCCTCAGGAACGTTATTCCTTGTTGTTGGAATTTCGACGGTACGCGAGACGTATCGTGAATGGCAGGTGGATCAGGAGATTCATCAAATGCAGGCGCAGATCGAGCAGTATGAAGGCCGCAAGCTTTCCCTTGTCGAATTATTAGCGAGACTTGATTCTGATGAGGCGCTCGATAAAGAAGCTCGGACACGGCTTGGTTTGCGTAAGCCGGGTGAGCGCGTGATTATCCTGCAGGGAAGTGACGGTATGCAGGCGAGCTGGCAAGATGATGTGCAGACGTCAGCCGTGAATCTTGCAGCGCCTGACTTGCGTAGTAACCCGAGACGTTGGCTCGATTATTTTTTTCCACGCCCATGA
- a CDS encoding rod shape-determining protein RodA encodes MARLWEYLERLDWTLLAAAFTLAAVGLVAIYGIGVSQEPSDLFLFHKQFVTFAIGVATIAVLIFLDYRHLRSYGLMLYIFGAVLLAGVLFFGVRINATQGWFRFGALSFQPVEIAKVTLAVYLAAFFVRRGRGRLSWTTFGISFVATGIYAGLVLLQPDFGSAMVLFLIWGIMALFAGLPRHAWLILPLVFITTAGIVWTFALQPYQRDRIESFLDPERDPRGAGYNAIQARIAIGSGGWFGKGIGEGSQARLRFLPAAATDFIFAVVGEELGLAGIIFVFFLFGLILVRLIRLGYESEDDFAALMLMGVGAVFLIHVMVNAGMNLGLMPITGIPMPFLSAAASYMLIVFVCIGLAESVAVRRRGLVDQAAGKMLFE; translated from the coding sequence ATGGCTCGTCTTTGGGAATATTTAGAACGGCTCGATTGGACGCTCCTCGCAGCGGCTTTTACGTTAGCAGCCGTCGGCTTAGTCGCGATCTACGGTATCGGTGTTTCCCAAGAACCTTCTGACCTCTTTCTTTTCCATAAGCAATTCGTCACCTTTGCGATCGGCGTTGCAACCATCGCCGTCTTGATCTTTCTCGACTACCGCCATCTCCGTTCATACGGGTTGATGCTGTACATCTTTGGCGCCGTACTTTTGGCAGGCGTTCTCTTCTTTGGCGTCCGTATCAACGCAACACAAGGCTGGTTCCGTTTTGGTGCGCTCTCGTTCCAGCCTGTTGAAATCGCTAAAGTAACGCTTGCCGTTTATCTAGCCGCTTTCTTTGTACGCCGTGGGCGAGGCCGCTTATCGTGGACAACCTTCGGCATCAGCTTTGTCGCCACCGGCATCTACGCCGGTCTCGTGCTTCTCCAGCCAGACTTTGGCTCAGCAATGGTTCTTTTCCTCATCTGGGGCATCATGGCGCTCTTTGCGGGTCTTCCACGCCACGCCTGGCTTATTCTACCGCTCGTCTTTATCACCACCGCGGGCATCGTCTGGACATTCGCCCTTCAGCCCTATCAACGAGACCGTATCGAGTCGTTCCTCGATCCGGAACGCGACCCGCGAGGAGCCGGCTATAACGCCATTCAAGCACGTATTGCCATCGGTTCTGGCGGTTGGTTCGGTAAAGGTATCGGCGAGGGCTCCCAAGCCCGCCTACGTTTCCTACCAGCAGCTGCCACGGACTTTATTTTTGCCGTTGTAGGTGAGGAACTTGGTTTAGCCGGCATTATCTTTGTCTTCTTTCTCTTTGGTTTGATCCTCGTGCGGCTCATACGACTCGGCTATGAATCCGAGGATGATTTTGCCGCGCTTATGCTCATGGGTGTCGGCGCCGTTTTCCTCATACACGTCATGGTTAATGCCGGAATGAATTTAGGTCTGATGCCGATTACCGGTATTCCAATGCCCTTCCTCTCTGCCGCCGCCTCTTACATGTTGATCGTCTTTGTCTGTATCGGCCTCGCGGAATCTGTCGCTGTCAGACGTCGAGGACTTGTCGATCAAGCCGCAGGCAAAATGTTGTTCGAGTAA
- a CDS encoding PH domain-containing protein: MFRIRDVIQLQPDEQTLLLERRHLRTMAGSLVLAGLLIAVPFFFLFPLVRVGAFGMAIFCLLLAVGAAFALRVFITWDSHVLIVTNRRIVHVEQTGVWRRHVREMPLSALEQVSIERRGPWDALFRTGVLRLRANGHGTIVFAGAHRPEVLVEIIEKARPQHSATPASFQLKPL, from the coding sequence ATGTTTCGCATACGCGATGTCATTCAGCTTCAACCAGATGAGCAAACGCTGTTATTAGAGCGCCGTCATTTGCGTACGATGGCGGGTTCGCTTGTTTTGGCCGGTCTCTTGATTGCCGTTCCGTTTTTCTTTTTGTTTCCTTTGGTTCGAGTTGGTGCATTTGGCATGGCGATCTTTTGTTTGCTGCTCGCTGTCGGTGCGGCTTTTGCTTTGCGTGTTTTTATCACTTGGGATTCGCATGTATTGATCGTGACCAATCGTCGAATTGTCCATGTAGAGCAGACGGGGGTTTGGCGACGCCATGTGCGTGAGATGCCGCTTTCGGCACTTGAACAGGTGAGCATCGAGCGTCGCGGACCGTGGGATGCACTGTTCCGTACCGGTGTTTTGCGATTACGCGCAAATGGTCACGGGACGATTGTTTTTGCCGGAGCCCATCGACCCGAGGTTTTGGTAGAGATTATCGAAAAAGCGAGACCGCAGCACTCGGCTACGCCAGCTAGTTTCCAGTTAAAGCCTCTGTAA
- the gyrB gene encoding DNA topoisomerase (ATP-hydrolyzing) subunit B encodes MAKSEPKKKIMGAYGAEQISVLEGLDPVRKRPGMYIGSTGPDGLFHLLREIADNSFDEAMAGHADEIIVTLLPDDRVSVSDNGRGIPVDKHPKTKVSALETVLTVLHAGGKFGGDDSGYKISGGLHGVGASVVNALSEHLEAIVERDGGMYKQEYSRGKPKGEVKKIGTSKRHGTTIIFKPDLEIFKEGTRFDYQRVVDHYRQQCYLTKGIKLVAIDEREKGQHDAYAFYFEGGVSSYVRHLNHKKQPKHENIFFVEKQVDKAEVSIGLQYTDDYVETLYAFTNNIINPEGGTHVQGFRAALTRVLNSYARTKGYLKEKDDNLSGEDVREGMTAVISIRYPEPQFEGQTKGKLGTPEVRGATESVMGDAFAMFLEEHPKDAEAIIGKCVLAQRARAAARAARDTVLRKGAFEGLTLPGKLADCSNRDPQACELFIVEGDSAGGSAKMGRNRDIQAILPLRGKILNVERARLDKMLSSEQIKNLVIALGTNVGELFDMSKLRYHKVVIMTDADVDGAHIRTLLLTLFYRYFPELILKGHVYIAQPPLFRVAKGKNIKYAFSEAERDKLVDELVKIKEEKAKAKKGKSEEVEEEAEVVDGEEEVVKTIGGVAIQRYKGLGEMNPEQLWETTMDPAVRMMKIVTVDDAEKANEVLDILMGSEVAPRKKFIQTNAKHVKNLDV; translated from the coding sequence ATGGCCAAATCCGAACCGAAAAAGAAGATTATGGGCGCCTATGGTGCCGAGCAAATCTCCGTTCTTGAGGGGTTAGATCCGGTGCGCAAGCGTCCTGGCATGTATATCGGCTCAACAGGTCCGGATGGCTTGTTCCATCTTCTCCGTGAAATTGCCGACAACTCATTTGATGAGGCGATGGCCGGACATGCGGATGAAATTATTGTCACGCTTTTGCCGGATGATCGCGTATCCGTATCCGATAATGGCCGCGGTATTCCGGTCGATAAGCATCCGAAGACAAAGGTTTCTGCATTGGAAACGGTTCTTACCGTGCTACATGCGGGAGGTAAGTTTGGAGGCGATGACTCAGGCTATAAGATCTCCGGTGGTTTGCACGGTGTAGGCGCATCAGTCGTTAACGCTCTTTCAGAACACTTGGAGGCAATCGTTGAGCGTGACGGGGGAATGTATAAGCAGGAATATTCGCGTGGGAAACCCAAGGGTGAAGTGAAAAAGATTGGTACAAGTAAGCGTCATGGAACGACGATTATTTTCAAGCCGGATCTTGAAATTTTTAAAGAAGGAACACGATTTGATTATCAGCGCGTGGTCGATCATTATCGTCAGCAGTGTTATCTCACCAAAGGGATCAAGCTTGTTGCGATCGATGAACGCGAGAAAGGTCAGCATGATGCCTACGCGTTTTATTTTGAAGGCGGCGTTTCTTCTTATGTCCGACATTTGAACCATAAGAAGCAGCCAAAACACGAAAATATTTTCTTTGTTGAGAAACAGGTCGATAAGGCCGAGGTTTCGATTGGCTTGCAGTACACGGATGATTACGTTGAAACGCTGTACGCATTTACCAACAACATTATCAACCCGGAAGGCGGTACGCATGTCCAAGGGTTTCGTGCTGCATTAACGCGCGTTTTGAATAGCTACGCACGCACCAAGGGTTATTTGAAAGAGAAGGATGACAACTTGTCGGGTGAGGATGTGCGTGAAGGTATGACGGCGGTTATCTCTATCCGTTATCCAGAGCCGCAGTTTGAAGGTCAAACAAAGGGTAAGCTCGGTACGCCGGAAGTACGCGGTGCGACGGAATCGGTGATGGGCGATGCCTTTGCGATGTTTTTGGAAGAGCATCCGAAAGATGCTGAGGCGATTATTGGGAAGTGTGTCCTTGCGCAGCGTGCCCGTGCTGCTGCCCGTGCTGCTCGCGACACCGTGCTACGCAAGGGTGCTTTTGAAGGTTTGACGCTGCCTGGTAAGCTCGCCGACTGTTCCAACCGCGATCCGCAAGCCTGTGAACTCTTCATCGTTGAGGGAGACTCTGCCGGTGGATCGGCTAAGATGGGACGCAATCGCGATATTCAGGCGATTCTGCCTTTGCGCGGAAAGATTTTGAACGTCGAGCGCGCTCGTCTCGATAAAATGCTTTCGAGCGAGCAGATCAAGAACTTGGTGATTGCTCTGGGCACGAATGTCGGTGAATTGTTTGACATGTCCAAACTGCGTTATCACAAAGTTGTGATCATGACAGACGCTGACGTCGACGGAGCTCATATCCGTACGCTTCTCCTGACGCTGTTCTATCGCTATTTCCCGGAATTGATTTTGAAAGGCCACGTTTACATTGCTCAACCGCCATTGTTCCGAGTCGCCAAGGGCAAGAATATTAAGTACGCGTTTAGTGAGGCTGAGCGCGATAAACTTGTCGATGAGCTCGTGAAGATCAAGGAAGAGAAGGCCAAGGCTAAAAAGGGAAAGAGTGAAGAGGTCGAGGAAGAGGCAGAGGTTGTCGATGGTGAAGAGGAGGTCGTGAAAACGATCGGCGGCGTTGCTATCCAGCGTTACAAGGGTCTTGGAGAAATGAATCCTGAACAGCTTTGGGAAACGACGATGGATCCGGCGGTACGCATGATGAAGATTGTTACCGTTGATGATGCGGAAAAGGCAAATGAAGTTCTTGATATCTTGATGGGCTCGGAAGTTGCGCCGCGCAAGAAGTTCATTCAGACGAATGCCAAGCATGTAAAGAACTTGGACGTATAA